TACCGCCTAGCTTTTTCAATGACCTCAATGGACAGATGAGCTTCaagattatcataaatcagGAGTGTTCGGTGATCCTTTGAACTATGTGATAGTGTAATAAAATGTTGCAGAACCTCTGGGAAGAGCTCTTTGGACATCCACCCTGATGGATTGGCCAGTCCCAATGTCCCAGCTGGAGCACCGTTGATCATGTGACTTTTGAAGAATTTTCGTGGAAAAATCATCACTGGTGGCAGAAATGTTCCTGTTGCACAGATTATGGCACACGTTGTTACCAGAATACCACGTTCTCCACTTGTAGCTGCATTTAATTGTTTGGTTCCCGTTTCTGTAACAACATTTTGAGGCTCCTGGACTGTGGGTGTTTTGGTTTCATCAAGGTTGTAAATACGGGAAGGGTCTGCCAATTCGGGATATTTCTTAAGcacctttttcaaattttcaaaaaactgtcCTACGTTCTTTCTATTGAAAGAGGTAAGTCTGGAGAGGCTGCATGGCTCAGGTTTGCGGAGGGATAGAGTGTTTCGTTTTCGGAAACTTCTGAACCAATCTTTCCCGGCTGCTTTATTGGCTTCCCATGAAGCTGGAATCTTCAGTCCATTAGCAACTGCCAAATCATACGCCAATTTCCTTGCCCGTAAACTGCTTAGACCATAAGCCATATTTGCGCAAGTAACTAAATAATTCTTCAGCATAGTCTCTAATTCCACATTGAATATTTGATTCACTGCATAATTTGGCTCCATTCTAACTACAGTCCCTGGATGAGCATTCCTCTTTCTATCTACATAACGCTGGAGAGTGCTTCGTGGAACTTTGAACTGTGCAGCAGCTTTTCTTATGGACCCACCATCCAATACATGGTCAACTGCTCCTTCCATGTCCTCCTGCTTGAAGGTGGCAATTTTCCGAGGCTTTTCTGGACGTGGCATCTGAAACAAGTAAATAAGTAAAATAGTTCAGTAGTTTGGACAAGTTTAGTAATTTACCCAATTGGAACAAAAGTAAAGTAGCTTGTAGCAGAACACAATTCAGGTGACAGCATAATGGTCCTAGTAGGCAATTGATTGATATAGGCTATGATTAGCATTAATAAAAGTAGCAACAATGAAATAAGGAAGTCATGCTTTATTGTTTCATTATCCAATAAAACAAGGTAGGAAAACTCATCAGTGGTTGTGATTGATGCCACTTAGTTATTTTTATCTTACATAATGGGTTACATAAAAATGATATAGCCTATTCAACTACTTCAGCTATGTGAGTAAATTCACTGTGGGATAGTCAAAACTACTTAAAGAAACTAACTTGACATTATACCAATGAAATAATTGGATGTTCCTTGAATTTTGTTGCAATAAACAACTTTTCTCACATTTATTAACAAAAGCTGCTTCAACAGTAAATTTGATATGGTACACAGTGGGACGTCCCACAGTGTACCACCAATTAATGTCCCACTGTATACAACCTGTTGTTTTTATGATTCATGGACTGTATTGAAATAACCCTTCATCTGAAGGAAAGAACTCATACATGATTTTGTACCTTAgatcaggggtgcccagcccccccaaggccaatggcgcatgcccaccccaattcaagtgtaatgccccccccaaTCCATGTGTAATGacccccccccaaagtaccccaactcccaactctttagtttttaacattagtcagtgtatgacaataaaattcacatcttaaggtgcttacagatatacgcgccgcgaa
Above is a window of Nilaparvata lugens isolate BPH chromosome 4, ASM1435652v1, whole genome shotgun sequence DNA encoding:
- the LOC120351113 gene encoding uncharacterized protein LOC120351113, which encodes MAYGLSSLRARKLAYDLAVANGLKIPASWEANKAAGKDWFRSFRKRNTLSLRKPEPCSLSRLTSFNRKNVGQFFENLKKVLKKYPELADPSRIYNLDETKTPTVQEPQNVVTETGTKQLNAATSGERGILVTTCAIICATGTFLPPVMIFPRKFFKSHMINGAPAGTLGLANPSGWMSKELFPEVLQHFITLSHSSKDHRTLLIYDNLEAHLSIEVIEKARR